In Hydrogenobacter sp., the DNA window TACCAGCCTATCCTTTGAGAACACCACAAATCCCTCCTCCACGCCCTGATCTTTACCTTTATCTATAAGTAAAAAAGTATCCATCCCAGAAGGATCGTATCCCAACACACCCGCAAATATCAGGTTCTTTCCATACTCTTCTCTCTTTATGTTTAGAAGGTCAGAGATGCTTCTTAGAGATGTTTCACACGATCTTAACTCAGCTCTGTAAAGGTAAAGTTCCTGTATTTCCTTTGAAAGCGTCTCGTTCTTTTTCTCCACATTTACGAGGTATACGTATCTGTTAAAAGCTTCTTTTACAGCATTAGCTGTGTAGGTTTTCAGCCGAGTAATGGGCAAAAGTATGTTATAAAAAGTATCAAAGATAAAAGAAAAATACTTACTTGAGGAAACATTTAGAAAGTAGATGGAAGAGCTTAACAAAAAGAGAAGCATGTAAAGGAAGAACCTTTTTCTATTCATTCCATGGATATTCTCTTTATAAGGTCTATCTTATCCAAAACTTTTCCAACTCCTCTTGCCACTGCGGTTATAGGATCTTCACAGTAGTATGTTTTTATCCCTACTTCTCTTTCTATTCTTACATTAAGATTCTTAAGCAGTGAGCCACCACCTGCCAGTACTATTCCCCTTTCAGCTATATCAGAAGCGAGTTCTGGGGGCGTCCTTTCGAGGGTTATCCTTATGGCATTTATTATGGAGCTTATAACATCCTCAAGGGCTTCAGTTATGTCCCTGCTGGCAATTCTTATAGTTTTTGGAAGACCTGTTATATCTCTCCCCTTTATCTCCACCTCCCTCTCTTGATCTTCATAAACCGCACTTCCGAGTTCTATCTTTATCCTCTCACCAGTCTGCTCCCCTATAAACATGTGAAATTTTTTCTTTATATACTGTATTATTGCTTCGTTCATCTCGTCTCCAGCCACCCTAATGGAGTTGGAAACCACTACGCCAGCAAGGGATATAACCGCTATCTCTGTAGTTCCTCCACCTATGTCAACGATCATGCTCCCCACAGGTTCTTCTATGGGTAGTCCGGCTCCTATCGCCGCAGCCATGGGTTCTGGGATCAGATACACTTCCCGCGCTCCAGCTCCTTTTGCTGCATCTACCACAGCCCTCTTTTCCACCTGAGTAACACCAGAAGGTACACCTATGACTATACGGGGCTTAGGTCTGAATATACCTCCACCAATAGCCTGATCTATAAAGTAGGATAGCATCACTTGGGTAGCCTCAAAATCCGTTATTACGCCGTCCCTGAGCGGTCTTATAGCTTGTATGTTTTCTGGAGTTTTTCCAAGCATCTCTTTTGCCTCTCTACCTACCGCTATTACCCTTTTAGTTCTCGTGTCTATAGCTACTATTGAAGGTTCGTAAAGGACTATACCCTTGCTGTCCGAATATATCACCGTGTTGGCCGTACCGAGATCAATGCCTATGTTGTTTGAGAAAAAGCCTAAAAAAGACATAACTTTCTCAAGCATATCTCCTCCTATTTAACATTTTATCAAAAAGGCATTAACTTATAAGTATGCACACAACTATTGGGAAGGTCAAAGTTGAAAGGCTTTTGGGGTTTTTTGAGGGAGAGGATAAAGAAAGTGTAAAGAAAGCCATAGAGTTTATAGAAGAAAGGCACGAAAATCAGGTAAGGGCTTCAGGAGAACCTTATATTACGCACCCTATAGAAGTAGCGCTAACGCTTGCACAAATGGGTCTTGACAGGGATACGGTTATTGCAGGTCTCCTTCACGATGTATTAGAGGATACTCAGACTGCTTATGAGGAGCTAAAAGGGAAGTTTGGTGAAGAAGTAGCGACTATAGTTCAAGGTGTTACCAAACTTGGGAAATTCGTTTTTAAGGATATAGAGTGGCAGAAGGCTGAAAATTACAGAAAACTCCTTTTAGCAACAGCAAAAGATTTGAGAGTCATATTGGTCAAACTTGCTGATAGGTTGCATAATATGAAAACACTTGGGTATCTCAAAAAAGACAAACAGATAAGGATAGCGAAGGAAACACTTGAGATATACGTACCTATAGCGAACAGATTGGGTGTTTGGAAAATAAAGACTGAGCTTGAGGATCTGTGTTTTATGTACCTTTATCCTTCCGAGTATGAGAAAGTGAGGAACTTTGTAGGTGAGAGCAAAAGGGAACTGGAGGATTACTTAAGGAGGAGTTTTATACCAAAGCTGAGAGAAGCACTCAAGCGCTCAAACATCAACGCATATATAACGTACAGACCTAAGCACCTTTACGGTATATGGCAGAAGACGGTGAGAAAGGGCATAAAGTTGGAGGACGTTCACGATATACTGGGTGTAAGGGTTATATTAGATACGCCTCAGGAGTGTTATCTTGTGCTTGGCATAATACACAGCACTTTCAAACCGGTACCGGGCAAGTTTGATGACTATATATCCCTTCCCAAACCCAACCTTTACCAATCTCTGCATACTGCGGTGATAGGTCCTAAAGGTAGGATGGTGGAGGTGCAGATTCGCACCTGGGAGATGCACGAAAGAGCTGAGAAAGGTATAGCGGCTCACTGGGCATATAAGGAAGGCAAGATCCTGAAAGAAAACAGCGTCTATGCTTGGCTCAAAAGCTTAGTGGAAAGCATACAAGGTAGCAAAAATCCGCAGGAACTTATAGAAAATATGAAGATGGAGCTTTTCTCCGAAGAAGTCTTTGTGTTCACACCTAAGGGGGATCTAATGGTGCTTCCAAAAGGCGCAACACCTGTGGATTTTGCATACCAGATACATACGGATATAGGAAATCACTGCGCTGGTGCGAAAATAAACGGCAGAATAGTGTCTCTAAACTACAAACTCCAAAACGGTGATATGGTGGAGATAATCACAAATCCCGGCAAAACTCCAAATCCCGAATGGCTCAAATTCGTCGTAACATCAAAGGCTAAAAACAGGATAAAGGCTTATCTGAAAGAGTTAGAGAAGGAGAGGTATCTCCAAGAAGGAAGACAAGTCGTTGAAAAGCTTGCTACGAAGTTGGACCTCTCAAAGGAAGCTATCCTTGAAAGATTACTTCATGAGCTGAATCTAAAAAGTGAGGAGGAAGCCTTTGTAGCTGTAGGTAGTGGTAAGATAAGCAAGGAGAAAATATACTCCCTCTTTCAACAGAAAGTTAAAGAGAAACAAAAAGAAGAAAAAGGAGAAGACCTCCTTATTATAGACGGTTTGGGAAGCGTGCTACACTCTTTTGGAGAATGCTGTCTTCCCTTGCCAGGAGAGGAAGTTTACGGTGTGGTAACCAAGGGAAGGGGTGTAGTGGTACATTCCAAACTATGTCCTAACCTTCGCTATATACAGAGAAACCTCCCGGACAAAGTAATCTCCGTACTTTGGAAGGTGTCTGGAGGAAAGCATCCCGTAAGGCTCAGGATTGTAGTAAAGGATAGGCTTGGTGTACTTGCAGAGATCACATCAAGTATGTCCAAAATGGGGGCTAACATACTTGAGGCGAAAACCAAAAGCGTAGCCACGGGTATGGCTTTCATGGAGTTTTTGGTGCAGGTGAGCAATTATGCGGAATTTTTGAGGCTTTCTGAAGCTATTAGATCCGTGGAGGGAGTAGAAGTCTGTGAGAGGCTCTTTACCTGAGTTAATATATTCTTCATGCTGGATATTCTTATAAAAGGGGCTTTACTGCCTGAAAAGGGAATTCTTGATATAGCTATAAAAGATGGTGCAATTATCTGCATAGGCGAGAACATACAAGAGACTGCCAAACACGTAATAAATGCTAAGGGTAAAATAGCCATTCCGTCTTTTGCTAACATGCACACACACATATCCATGAGTCTCCTGCGCGGTATAGGAGCAGATCTCGCGCTTATGGATTGGCTTCAGAAAGTTATATGGGTACTTGAAGGTGAGTTTGTATCGCCGGAGTTCGTCAGGGATGGTGCGTTGCTGGGTATAGCCGAAAGCATTATGTCCGGTAGTACGCTCCTGATGGACATGTACTTTTTTGAAGAAGCTGTCGCACAGGTGGCTACAAAAGCGGGTATAAGGGTAGGTTTGGGATTCGGTATTCTTGATTTTCCTACGAAAGTGGCATCTACTATCGATGAGTACATAAAAAGGGCTGAGGGGTTTATCAAAACATTCAAAGGAGAAAAGCTCGTGTTTCCGGTTTTGTGTCCTCATGCAACTTACACATGCTCGCCATCAACCCTTATAAAAGTAAAAGAACTTGCAGAGAAGGAGAATGTGCTTATTCATACGCATGTAGCAGAAACAAAATCCGAGGTGGAGAGCATAAAGGAAAAGTATGGGAAAACACCGGTGAAACATCTTGAATCCTTAGGGTTTTTGTCAGAGAGGGTACTGATGGCACATATGGTTTGGCTTGATGAGGAGGAAAAAGCTATCGTCAGGGACAGAAAGGCGAAAGTATTACACTGTCCTGAGAGTAATCTCAAGCTCGCCTCGGGTATAGCTCCAGCCTGGGAATACATACGCATGGGGGTGCATGTGTGTTTGGGAACGGATGGTCCCGCTTCCAACGATAATCTGGATATGCTTGAAGAAATGTCACTTATGGTCAAGCTACAGAAAGGTTACAGCCTATCAGCAAAAGCCATGGATGCAAAAACAGCTCTAAAGGTAGCAACCTACAACGGTTTTTTAGCTTGTGGAATAAGAGCGGGAAAGCTGGAAGAAGGTTATGAAGCTGATATACTGCTTGTAGATACTGACAAACCACATATGCAACCCCTATATGACCCTGTAGCTCAGATAGTTTACTCGGCAAAGTCATCAGATATAGACACAGTTATATGCAAGGGCAGGGTTCTTATGGAAGGTAGGGAACTAAAGACTATAGACATGGATGAAGTGAGATACGTTGCAAAAAAGTGGAGGGAAAAGATCACGAGCTTTATGATGGGAAAAAATATGTTATATTTTTAGTGAAATCTTGACAAGGAGAGTATCATGGAAGAACAAATGTACGCTGTTCCCTTCAGTCTTGTAGGTTTTTTCTTCACAAGCAAGCCTATCGAGCAGAGTATCAGAAGCGATCTCACGCCTGAAGAGATGGAAAAACTTCAGGATATACTCGCCCGCTTCCTCTTTACAGAAGACATAAAGGTAGCGTTGTATCCCTCAGTAGTACCACCCGATCAGGCTGAGGAAGCCCTTGAAGAGCTTGAAGATATGATGTTTGGAGAAGGTGAGGAGGAATGACAAAGGCTGTACTCTGTGGTGCGCTTGGAAGGATGGGAAGAACCATCCTCAGGCTTTCCCTTGAGTATTCGGATTTTGAAGTAATTGCAGGTGTTGAACACCCAGATTGCATAAAAAGTACCGATTTAGGAGAGGCATCAGGGATAACCGAGTTAAAAGGGAAGCCTTTGACTCCAAGGCTTGAGGATGTCATCTCTTACTGTGACGTAGTTGTAGAGTTTTC includes these proteins:
- the mreC gene encoding rod shape-determining protein MreC: MNRKRFFLYMLLFLLSSSIYFLNVSSSKYFSFIFDTFYNILLPITRLKTYTANAVKEAFNRYVYLVNVEKKNETLSKEIQELYLYRAELRSCETSLRSISDLLNIKREEYGKNLIFAGVLGYDPSGMDTFLLIDKGKDQGVEEGFVVFSKDRLVGFVDRVFGSSSRVRTVYSKDLTVSSTTEGIWKNYIYRGGWKYGQLLYVNLEDPIKKGDVVLLRDTRRVLPAFVIGTVFSVEQTSDQFFKKVLVTPSVDIRRLEYVVIVKVKL
- a CDS encoding bifunctional (p)ppGpp synthetase/guanosine-3',5'-bis(diphosphate) 3'-pyrophosphohydrolase; protein product: MHTTIGKVKVERLLGFFEGEDKESVKKAIEFIEERHENQVRASGEPYITHPIEVALTLAQMGLDRDTVIAGLLHDVLEDTQTAYEELKGKFGEEVATIVQGVTKLGKFVFKDIEWQKAENYRKLLLATAKDLRVILVKLADRLHNMKTLGYLKKDKQIRIAKETLEIYVPIANRLGVWKIKTELEDLCFMYLYPSEYEKVRNFVGESKRELEDYLRRSFIPKLREALKRSNINAYITYRPKHLYGIWQKTVRKGIKLEDVHDILGVRVILDTPQECYLVLGIIHSTFKPVPGKFDDYISLPKPNLYQSLHTAVIGPKGRMVEVQIRTWEMHERAEKGIAAHWAYKEGKILKENSVYAWLKSLVESIQGSKNPQELIENMKMELFSEEVFVFTPKGDLMVLPKGATPVDFAYQIHTDIGNHCAGAKINGRIVSLNYKLQNGDMVEIITNPGKTPNPEWLKFVVTSKAKNRIKAYLKELEKERYLQEGRQVVEKLATKLDLSKEAILERLLHELNLKSEEEAFVAVGSGKISKEKIYSLFQQKVKEKQKEEKGEDLLIIDGLGSVLHSFGECCLPLPGEEVYGVVTKGRGVVVHSKLCPNLRYIQRNLPDKVISVLWKVSGGKHPVRLRIVVKDRLGVLAEITSSMSKMGANILEAKTKSVATGMAFMEFLVQVSNYAEFLRLSEAIRSVEGVEVCERLFT
- a CDS encoding rod shape-determining protein, with translation MLEKVMSFLGFFSNNIGIDLGTANTVIYSDSKGIVLYEPSIVAIDTRTKRVIAVGREAKEMLGKTPENIQAIRPLRDGVITDFEATQVMLSYFIDQAIGGGIFRPKPRIVIGVPSGVTQVEKRAVVDAAKGAGAREVYLIPEPMAAAIGAGLPIEEPVGSMIVDIGGGTTEIAVISLAGVVVSNSIRVAGDEMNEAIIQYIKKKFHMFIGEQTGERIKIELGSAVYEDQEREVEIKGRDITGLPKTIRIASRDITEALEDVISSIINAIRITLERTPPELASDIAERGIVLAGGGSLLKNLNVRIEREVGIKTYYCEDPITAVARGVGKVLDKIDLIKRISME
- a CDS encoding amidohydrolase, with amino-acid sequence MLDILIKGALLPEKGILDIAIKDGAIICIGENIQETAKHVINAKGKIAIPSFANMHTHISMSLLRGIGADLALMDWLQKVIWVLEGEFVSPEFVRDGALLGIAESIMSGSTLLMDMYFFEEAVAQVATKAGIRVGLGFGILDFPTKVASTIDEYIKRAEGFIKTFKGEKLVFPVLCPHATYTCSPSTLIKVKELAEKENVLIHTHVAETKSEVESIKEKYGKTPVKHLESLGFLSERVLMAHMVWLDEEEKAIVRDRKAKVLHCPESNLKLASGIAPAWEYIRMGVHVCLGTDGPASNDNLDMLEEMSLMVKLQKGYSLSAKAMDAKTALKVATYNGFLACGIRAGKLEEGYEADILLVDTDKPHMQPLYDPVAQIVYSAKSSDIDTVICKGRVLMEGRELKTIDMDEVRYVAKKWREKITSFMMGKNMLYF